GCGGTGAATTGATAAAGAAGACAAAGAAAAAAAGACCGCTGAATGTCTCAGCGGCCAAACTTGAAAAAATTGTATGCGTTTTTCAGTGCTCTTCCGGTTGCGGGGCTCCTCTTTTTTGTGCTCGTTTCCTTCGCTGCATCGGAAGGCGACATCGTCCCAATCCGAGGCCATCGACCGGGCCTCTCGTTCCGAACGAAAAAAGCTGCCGGAGCCGGCAGCTTTTTTCTTCCTCGTTTTCCGGGTAAGGCGAGAGGGCGGCGCGGAACCGTACTCCCGTTCGGGCAAGTCGGCGTTCCGGTGTTTACTCCGTATAAAGTCGGTACAGCGACTGCGTGCCCTTCTCCGCGAAGCCCAAGTCGCTCAGCCGCTCGTACAGCGTCCGCGCGAGTGCCAGTCCGGGCAGCTCGAGCCCCATCTCCTCCGCGCTGTCCAGAGCGATCTTCATGTCCTTGATGAAGTGTTTCACATAGAAGCCCGGCTCGAAGTTGCCCGCGACGATGCGAGGAGCGAGATTGCTGAGCGACCAGCTGCCCGCCGCGCCCGATTCGATGCTCGCCAGCACCGTGCTCGGGTCGAGTCCCGCCCGCTTCGCATACGCGAGCGCCTCGCACACGCCCAGCATGCCGCTCGCGATCGCGATTTGATTGCACATCTTCGTATGCTGCCCCGCGCCCGGCCCGCCTTGCCGTACGACGTTCTTGCCGAGCACGTCGAAGATCGGCCGCATGGCGTCGAACGCCGCTTGCCCGCCGCCGACCATGATCGACAACCGCGCCTCCCGCGCGCCGACGTCGCCGCCGGATACCGGGGCGTCCAGCGCCTCGACGCCGCGTTCGGCGGCGGCGGCGTGAATGCGCCGCGCCAGCGCGGGGCTCGACGTCGTCATATCGATGAGCGTCGCGCCCGGCTTCGCGTTCGCCGCGAGGCCGTCCTCCCCGAGATAGACCGCCTCGACGTCCGAGGGGTAGCCGACCATCGTAATGACGACGTCGCAGGCCGGCGCCAACGCGGCGGGCGACTCATGCCATGCCGCCCCCCGGGCGAGCAGCTCCTCCGCCTTCGATTTCGTTCGGGTGTACACGTGCAGCCGGTGCCCCGCCTCCAGCAGATGCCCGGCCATGCTTCTCCCCATAACGCCGGTTCCGATAAATCCGATATCCATGTCCATGCGCCTCCTATCTCAACGATTCTAGTTGTATATAAATTATAGCCGTTCGTGCTATAATCGCCAAAAAAAGGGTAAGGAGCGTGGATAAGTGAACATCGTCATCGCACCGGATTCGTTCAAAGGCTGTCTGTCGTCGGAGGCCGCCGCGGACGCGATCGAAAGAGGCATACGACGCGTACTCCCGGAGGCGCGCATCGCGAAGGTACCGATCGCCGACGGCGGCGAAGGGACGTTGGACAGCTTGTTGGCGTCCGCTGGCGGGAGACGGGTGCCCGTGCGGGCGAGAGGGCCGCTCGGCGACGAGGTCGAGGCCGAATTCGGCGTCCTCTCGGGAAGCGGCGCCGCCGTCATCGAGATGGCGAAGGCGTCGGGGCTCGGCCTCGTCGAAGATGCGGACCGGCGAAACCCGCTGCTCGCCACGACCTACGGAACCGGGCAGCTCCTTCGAGCGGCGCTCGACGAGGGCTGCCGCGACTTCATTCTGGCGGTCGGCGGCAGCGCCACGAACGACGGCGGCGCCGGCATGCTGCAGGCGCTCGGCCTGCGGCTGCTCGACGCCGACGGCGCGCCGGTCGAGCCCGGCGGCGGGGCGCTAGCGCGCATCGCGGCGATCGACGACGCGGCGTGGGACCCGCGCATCGCCGAGTCGCGGTTCGTGCTCGCCTCGGACGTGTCCAACCCGCTGCTCGGACCGAGCGGCGCGAGCCATGTCTTCGGGCCGCAGAAGGGCGCGACTCCGGAAGACGTCGAGGAACTGGAACGCAACATGGCGTCTTGGGCGGACGTCGTCGAACGGGTTACCGGCGTTCGGCTGCACGACTTGCCCGGCGCCGGAGCGGCGGGCGGCCTCGGCGGGGCGTTCCTGGCTTTCTTCCCGGCGGAGCTGCGCCGCGGCATCGACGTCGTGCTCGAGGTGTCGCCGTTCCGAGACGCGCTCCGCGACGCGGACCTCGTCATTACCGGCGAAGGCCGGATCGACAGCCAGACCGCATCGGGCAAGACG
The sequence above is drawn from the Paenibacillus antri genome and encodes:
- a CDS encoding NAD(P)-dependent oxidoreductase, coding for MDIGFIGTGVMGRSMAGHLLEAGHRLHVYTRTKSKAEELLARGAAWHESPAALAPACDVVITMVGYPSDVEAVYLGEDGLAANAKPGATLIDMTTSSPALARRIHAAAAERGVEALDAPVSGGDVGAREARLSIMVGGGQAAFDAMRPIFDVLGKNVVRQGGPGAGQHTKMCNQIAIASGMLGVCEALAYAKRAGLDPSTVLASIESGAAGSWSLSNLAPRIVAGNFEPGFYVKHFIKDMKIALDSAEEMGLELPGLALARTLYERLSDLGFAEKGTQSLYRLYTE
- a CDS encoding glycerate kinase, which translates into the protein MNIVIAPDSFKGCLSSEAAADAIERGIRRVLPEARIAKVPIADGGEGTLDSLLASAGGRRVPVRARGPLGDEVEAEFGVLSGSGAAVIEMAKASGLGLVEDADRRNPLLATTYGTGQLLRAALDEGCRDFILAVGGSATNDGGAGMLQALGLRLLDADGAPVEPGGGALARIAAIDDAAWDPRIAESRFVLASDVSNPLLGPSGASHVFGPQKGATPEDVEELERNMASWADVVERVTGVRLHDLPGAGAAGGLGGAFLAFFPAELRRGIDVVLEVSPFRDALRDADLVITGEGRIDSQTASGKTPMGVAQEARKAGVPTIAIAGSVGPGIEALYPHGIEAVFSLANGPMSLSEAMDRAEPLLAHAAEQVVRALRVGASGRRDA